The following proteins are encoded in a genomic region of Nicotiana sylvestris chromosome 4, ASM39365v2, whole genome shotgun sequence:
- the LOC104210082 gene encoding serpin-ZX-like, whose product MLVISDCYINSCKAFNFVINLPVMGHSHSHSSHSHSHFHSSKSSDDQNMDMGESITTQTDVSFMLAKHVFSKEVKGDSNLVFSPLSIQIVLGLIAAGSKGPTKDQLLCFLKSKSIDELNSLYSHFVSVVFVDGSPNGGPRLSVVNGVWIDQTLPFKPSYKKVVDKVYKAASNSVDFQCKAAEVANQVNQWAKMKTNNLIKEILPHGTVNNMTRLIFANALYFKGVWNDKFNASETKDHKFHLLSGGSIKAPFMTSKNKQYAVAFDGFKVLGLHYKQGKDMRRFCMYLILPDARDGLPALLDKISSEPGFIDHHIPFEKAKMRKFLIPKFKTTFGFEASKVLKGLGLTLPFSSGGLTEMVDSPLAGRLFVSQIFHKSFIEVNEEGTEAAAVTASVIMTKSLIIEKEMEFVADHPFLFLIRDESTGAVFFIGSVLNPLAG is encoded by the exons ATGTTAGTTATCAGTGATTGTTATATAAATTCTTGCAAAGCTTTCAACTTTGTGATCAATTTGCCCGTCATgggacactctcactctcattctTCTCATTCTCACTCTCACTTTCACTCATCTAAATCTTCCGatgatcaaaatatggatatggGGGAATCGATCACCACCCAAACAGACGTTTCTTTCATGCTCGCTAAGCATGTTTTCTCCAAAGAAGTTAAGGGCGATTCCAACCTGGTGTTTTCTCCTCTCTCAATTCAAATAGTACTTGGCCTGATTGCGGCCGGTTCTAAGGGGCCAACTAAGGATCAGCTGCTCTGCTTCCTCAAGTCCAAATCCATTGATGAACTCAACTCTCTTTATTCTCATTTTGTCAGCGTCGTCTTTGTTGATGGCAGCCCCAATGGAGGTCCTCGTTTGTCTGTTGTTAATGGTGTTTGGATCGACCAAACACTGCCTTTTAAGCCTTCTTACAAAAAGGTTGTGGATAAAGTTTACAAAGCAGCTTCCAATTCTGTTGATTTTCAGTGCAAG GCTGCTGAGGTTGCCAATCAAGTCAATCAGTGGGCTAAAATGAAGACAAATAATCTCATTAAAGAGATTCTTCCTCATGGAACAGTAAACAATATGACAAGGCTCATCTTTGCAAATGCATTATATTTTAAAGGAGTATGGAATGACAAGTTCAATGCTTCAGAAACAAAAGACCATAAATTCCATCTCCTCAGTGGAGGGTCTATTAAAGCGCCGTTCATGACTAGCAAGAACAAGCAATATGCAGTAGCCTTTGATGGCTTCAAAGTGTTGGGACTTCATTACAAGCAAGGCAAAGATATGCGTCGTTTCTGCATGTATTTAATTTTGCCAGATGCTCGTGATGGATTACCAGCTCTATTGGACAAGATTAGTTCAGAACCTGGTTTTATAGATCATCACATTCCGTTTGAAAAAGCTAAAATGCGCAAGTTTCTTATCCCTAAATTCAAAACAACTTTTGGTTTTGAAGCTTCCAAGGTTCTAAAGGGACTTGGCCTCACATTGCCTTTCTCCAGTGGTGGCCTCACTGAGATGGTGGATTCCCCGTTAGCTGGGAGGTTGTTTGTTTCGCAGATTTTTCACAAGTCCTTCATTGAGGTAAATGAGGAAGGAACAGAAGCTGCAGCTGTTACAGCTAGTGTAATAATGACCAAGTCCTTGATAATTGAGAAGGAAATGGAGTTTGTTGCTGACCATCCATTTCTATTCCTTATAAGAGACGAATCTACCGGTGCTGTGTTTTTCATAGGGAGCGTGCTGAATCCTCTAGCTGGTTAG